The Patescibacteria group bacterium genome segment ACACGAAAACCAATCACCTTGTCGGTCGTTAATTCGTTGAATGCCGGATAGAGCGCATTCGCCGTTTCTTCTTTACAGACTGGGCACCAATTGGCGTAGAAATAGAGTACCACCAACTTGTCCGACGCGATTGCCGCATCGTAATCCGCTTTGTTGAACTCAAGAAGCGGTGCTGACTTGCCGGCAAGCACTGTTCCTGTGTATTTTGCCATCATCGC includes the following:
- a CDS encoding thioredoxin family protein, giving the protein AMMAKYTGTVLAGKSAPLLEFNKADYDAAIASDKLVVLYFYANWCPVCKEETANALYPAFNELTTDKVIGFRVNYKDNETNSDEKALVVQYGIPYQHTKVLVKNGKQILKAPDGWNKARYTTEINKALAQ